The following proteins are encoded in a genomic region of Methanoculleus bourgensis MS2:
- a CDS encoding DUF4013 domain-containing protein, which translates to MDYGSLISGSFEYTKDALWGKWGRWILLVVLSLIQVFTLFLIPLYNGYIVRVLAGRRPAPDVDQWGRLFIDGWKWNIISLIYMIPVLLILAYFGGLAVLSAIGVQGATDPAAWAPAVAAALSGILLAVLVAILISFIALFAVVRFAHTGRFGEAFNFSAIFAHIGRIGWLNVFVALVVLTVVVAVVEFALILVPIIGVIILLLLMPAFIIFTYRYITLIYESAPAPA; encoded by the coding sequence ATGGACTACGGCAGTCTCATCTCGGGGTCGTTTGAATATACTAAAGATGCCCTCTGGGGAAAATGGGGGCGGTGGATCCTCCTGGTCGTTCTCTCACTTATCCAGGTCTTTACCCTCTTCCTGATTCCGCTCTACAACGGCTACATCGTCAGGGTGCTTGCCGGCCGGAGGCCCGCGCCCGACGTGGACCAGTGGGGCAGGCTTTTTATCGACGGGTGGAAGTGGAACATCATCAGCCTGATCTACATGATCCCGGTTCTCCTGATCCTGGCCTACTTTGGGGGGCTTGCGGTCCTCTCTGCCATCGGGGTGCAGGGGGCGACCGACCCTGCAGCCTGGGCTCCTGCGGTCGCCGCCGCCCTCTCCGGCATCCTGCTTGCGGTGCTCGTCGCGATCCTCATATCATTCATTGCCCTCTTCGCGGTCGTGCGGTTCGCCCACACGGGGAGGTTCGGCGAGGCGTTCAACTTCAGCGCGATCTTTGCTCATATCGGGAGGATCGGGTGGCTGAACGTCTTTGTCGCCCTCGTGGTACTGACCGTCGTGGTCGCGGTCGTGGAGTTCGCCCTCATCCTGGTACCAATCATCGGCGTAATCATCCTCCTTCTCCTCATGCCGGCGTTCATCATCTTTACCTACCGCTACATCACTCTCATTTATGAGAGCGCACCGGCGCCGGCATAA
- the purH gene encoding bifunctional phosphoribosylaminoimidazolecarboxamide formyltransferase/IMP cyclohydrolase, which yields MKWALLSVWDKTGIVDLAKVLVGHDYRLLSSGGTGAALQQAGVPYTDVSTYTGFPEMMHGRVKTLHPKVHGGILGRRGIDDAVMQEYGIEPIDLVVVNLYPFEAMSDAGLSLDEIIEYIDIGGPAMVRAAAKNHKYVAVVVDPADYGTVADAVRSGGFSPEERLNLAAKAFARTAAYDGAITNYLTGINRPFPEVLNVQFRNGRALRYGENPHQAAAVYGDAGIAAQETLQGKQMSYNNYLDVDAAVGLLREFEECAVVIVKHNNPCGVATGDGLLETYIAAREVDPVSAYGSIIAMNREVAEDVARELTETFVEVVIAPSYTPEALEIMKVKKNMRVLRLPEPVVQDEIRSIDGGVLVQRAEPYREDWKVVSEREPDAHEMRAMQLALKVCRHTKSNAIIFADEKAVLGIGAGQMNRVESAEIAVKKARKSLAGSAVASDAFLPFPDTLEVAAAAGATALVQPGGSIRDAEVIEAANRLNVAMVFTGVRHFRH from the coding sequence ATGAAATGGGCACTGCTGTCTGTCTGGGATAAAACAGGCATTGTTGATCTTGCAAAAGTGCTCGTCGGGCACGATTACCGGCTCCTGAGTTCCGGCGGCACCGGGGCTGCGCTACAGCAGGCGGGAGTTCCGTATACCGACGTCTCTACCTACACCGGGTTTCCCGAGATGATGCACGGCCGGGTAAAGACCCTCCACCCGAAGGTGCACGGGGGTATCCTCGGGCGCCGCGGCATCGATGATGCCGTGATGCAGGAGTATGGCATCGAGCCGATCGACCTTGTTGTGGTGAACCTCTACCCCTTCGAGGCGATGAGCGACGCCGGGCTTTCGCTCGACGAGATCATCGAGTACATCGATATCGGCGGCCCGGCGATGGTCCGGGCGGCGGCAAAGAACCACAAGTACGTGGCGGTCGTGGTGGACCCTGCTGATTACGGAACTGTTGCAGACGCGGTCCGGAGCGGCGGGTTCTCGCCCGAAGAGCGGTTGAATCTCGCCGCGAAGGCGTTTGCCCGGACGGCGGCCTATGACGGCGCGATCACGAACTACCTCACCGGCATCAACCGGCCGTTCCCCGAGGTCCTCAACGTCCAGTTCAGGAACGGGCGGGCGCTGCGCTATGGTGAGAACCCGCACCAGGCGGCGGCGGTCTACGGGGATGCCGGCATCGCCGCCCAGGAGACGCTCCAGGGCAAGCAGATGTCGTACAACAACTACCTTGACGTCGACGCTGCCGTCGGCCTGCTCCGGGAGTTTGAGGAGTGCGCTGTGGTCATTGTCAAGCACAACAACCCCTGCGGTGTGGCCACGGGGGACGGGCTTCTTGAGACCTACATCGCCGCCCGGGAGGTCGACCCGGTCTCGGCCTACGGCTCGATCATCGCCATGAACCGCGAGGTCGCGGAGGATGTCGCCCGGGAGCTCACTGAGACGTTCGTCGAAGTCGTGATCGCTCCCTCCTACACCCCGGAGGCGCTCGAGATCATGAAGGTCAAGAAGAACATGCGGGTGCTCCGGCTGCCTGAACCGGTGGTGCAGGACGAGATCCGGAGCATCGACGGCGGCGTCCTGGTCCAGCGGGCGGAGCCCTACCGCGAGGACTGGAAGGTCGTGAGCGAGCGGGAGCCCGACGCCCACGAGATGCGGGCGATGCAACTTGCTTTGAAGGTTTGCCGGCACACGAAGAGTAACGCCATCATATTTGCAGACGAAAAAGCGGTTCTCGGGATCGGTGCCGGGCAGATGAACCGGGTTGAGTCGGCAGAGATCGCGGTCAAGAAGGCCAGGAAGTCCCTTGCCGGCTCGGCGGTTGCATCAGATGCCTTCCTGCCGTTCCCCGACACCCTGGAGGTCGCGGCGGCAGCAGGTGCGACGGCGCTCGTCCAGCCGGGCGGCTCGATCCGCGATGCGGAGGTCATTGAAGCGGCGAACCGGCTCAACGTCGCGATGGTCTTTACGGGCGTGCGGCACTTCCGGCACTAA